The window CCTTGACCTTATTAAGTAACTATGCACATGTGAATGAGTTTTGAGGGGTGCAGATACTGGATATGGAAACACGCGGAACCATGCCGAACCCGACCGTTAAGCATATCCAGGCCGATGGTAGTATGGGAAATCCATGCGAGAGTAGGTAGCGCCCCTCTTTTTATTTTACCCCCTGTTAAATAATCAGGGGGTTTTTTTTTATAATATATACTTGACAAAATATTAATAAAAGTGATATAATAGACATGATGAGATATCTATGCCAACTGTAATCATATGGGAACTCCAAGCTTTATAGCTTAGTCTGAAACTATCTTTCTCCATATGATATTTTTAAAGCAGCCTTCAACGGCTGCTTTTTTGTTTAAAGAAAAATTATAAATTCACAGAAAGAAGTAAAAGATAACGTTTTATTTTGTCCAGCGATAAATTATTCCGAAAACAGGAATTTTTCAAAAATACCAAAATATATAGAAGATGTTTTTAATTTATTAAAATAAAGAGGAATAATGTTAGTTATATCGAGGAGTGAAATTATGATAAAATATTATAGCAATAATTACGGTGAAAGTTATTTGTTTATTGATATTAATAATAATATATTATTATTAAAAAATGACTGGGCAGACATTGGAAAACTTTTATTAGATGGATATACAATAAATGAATTACTTTCGCTATTTAATGATTTTATTGATGACAAAGAAAAATTTAATATAAGCTGCAAAACTTTAATAGAAAAATTTAAGTCTATAGAGGTGGGTAATTTTGATTGAACTTTCTGAAATTAATTTGAAAATTAAAAATAAAATTATTTTAGAAGACATAAATTTATCCTTTCCTGATAAAAAAACAATTGGCGTAGTAGGGAAAAATGGTTCTGGCAAAAGTACACTTTTAAAAATAATGGCTGGAATTATAAAACCCACGAATGGTAAGATTAGTGTCCTGAACTATGTTCCGTATAAAAGAAGCAAAGATTTTTTGAAAAAAATTTCTTTTGTTAATCCTCAAAAAGGGTTTCTTGATTATTCGTTACCTGCTATTGACTTTTATAAATTTTTATCTAAAGTTTACAAAATAAATAAGGAAGAATTTGAAAATAAAATTAATTATCTTGGAAAGATATTAGATATAGAAAAAAAGATTTATCAACCTGTTAGGTTATTATCTTTTGGTGAAAGAGTAAAGTGTGAAATTTTAGCTAAATTATTACATTCTCCAAAACTAATTTTTTTGGATGAACCATTTATAGGATTAGATATTGATACGAAAAAAAAATTAATTGAGTTTTTAAAAATTCAAAAAAAAGAAGATCGCACTATTTTTATTGTCACACATGAAATTAACGTTCTATCTGAAATTGTTGATGAACTAATAATATTGGATAAAGGAAGAGTGTTAAGAAAAATTGATGAAAAAGAAATCGAAAAATTCAAGAAATTAAAAAAAATTATTTATGTATTTTCTGACGATTCGACAAAAAGTGAAATCATACATGAATCAAAAATTCAGCATATTTCTCTAAAAAATATTAACTCAATTCAAATAAATGATATTACAATTGAAGATATATTGAAGGAGTTAATATAATGGAATATTTAGAATACAGCAAATTTTTATTAAAAAGATTAAAAATTTATAAAATAAATTGGTACTTGTATATTTTTCAAAATACTATTAATTTTTTCTTTTTATACCTTTTTTTACAATTAGGTATAGGAGAAAAAAATGAAATAATACATTATTATTTTGCACTTTCTTTTTTTCTATCTCATATCATTCCCGTAATAAAACCGGGTTTTTTTAATTTAGTAAGAAACGGAGAATTAGATAATTTGATACTATTACCTATAAATAAAATTTTGTATTTTTCTGTTGTAGAAATTGTATATCCTTTGTATAATATTTTTTTAACTTTACCAATCATTTTTGTTTTTTCATTTATCTTCAATATTCGTTTTACTAATTTAATTATTTTGATAATTATTTTTCCTTTTGCATTGTTGTTATCTTCTCTAATTTCAATATTATTTAGTTTAAGCGCTTTTTGGTTAAAAAAAGGAGATTCACTTTCGTTTTGGTCATATAGTTTATTTAAAATTATTTCTGGTGGATTAATTCCGCTTAAATATTTCCCTCAAAAAATCCGAGCAATTTTTGAATTTTTGCCGTTTAATTATATAATAAATTTTCCTGGAGAATCGTTTGCTAAGGGCACACTTGATATTCAGGAGTTTTTAAAATTAGTGTTCTGGATTTTTATAATATTTTTAATTTCTCAATTGTTTTATAAATTTGCAATATCTAAATACGAAACTGCAGGTGGTTAATATGCTCATACAGAGTTTTTTAAATGGTATAAAAGTTAGAATATTGTTTTTAAAAGATACAATTTTAATGATTTTTTGGGGAATTTTTGAATTATTAATGACAATTATATTTTTTTCAGTAATAAAAATCAATTTCAAAATGGAAATTTCTGATGAAAAAATGTTTTTGCTAATCGGAACGGCGTTTATTGTAGAAACTATCTATTATGCATTTTTTGGTTCTTCTCTTCTTAATTTATCAAACCTTGTTGTGGAAGGAAAATTAGATAATTATATTTTACTACCTCGGAATATCAGCTGGATATTATCAATAATAAATATAGATTCCTTATATTTAATTACATTATTGCCGAATTTATATCTAATATTAGTTTCTTATAACTGGAATATTGAAGACTTTTTTAAATATATTATTAATGTTTTTATTATGGTGCTAATAAGGTATTCTTTTCAATTAATAATTTCTTCTTTTAATTTTATCTTTATTAATGTAAAGTTGCTTGAAGATACTATTAATAACCTTTTTTCTTATTCATATTTGCCTAGAAATATTTATACATCTTTTTGGAAATATATTTTTATCATAATTCCTGTAAGCCTTTTTGCAAATATTCCTGTAGAAAGTCTTTTAGAAAAGAAATATATGATAGAATATCTTATATTTGGTATTTTGTTACTTTTTATATCAAATATATTTTTTAAAAAAACATTAGAAAAATATATAAGTGCTGGTGGATAAAAAACAGGTCTCAAAGAGAGACCTGTTTTCATTATTTCTAAAAAAACATTTATTTCATTATTTCGGATATTTTTATTGTTATATTGGATTTTACTTCATAATTTTTTTCATATTTTTTTTCATTATAATCTATTATAAACTTATATATTCCCGAATTTAACTCTATTTCTTTATATTTGCCACTTTTTAAATTTTTTATCTCTTGAATTTTTTCATTATCTTTATATATAAAAAGATTTATATTTACCTCTTCACCTGTATTATAATATATATCATTAATCAATGTAACTTTAACTTTTGTTTGAAATATTGTGTTAAAATCAAAACTCATACAAGAAGAAAATATTAAAATGATTGTTATTAATAATATATAATATATTCTTTTCATCCTATTCACCTCACTTAGAATTCCTTACTATTTCTTCAAATACTTGAGTGAATTCTTCAACAGTCATGTTTTTATTTAATTTTATTTCTGTATTCGGTTTATTTAAATATATGTTATCTTTCAAAAGATCGTATATTGCTATATTATTTTCTCCATATTCTATATATGCAAAACGGGCATAATTATCATAAAAATTTATTTTTGATATATTTGTTATATTAGATAAAGATAATTTATTAGATGTTAAATTTACTATGTTTAACTTATATGCTCTTAAATATGGTAACTTTACATTGTATTTTAAATTCCCTGAAATATAGGATATAATAAAATCCGCTGGAATACTTGATCTCAAATCTATTTTATACAAATTTATCCCATTTTTCATAATTATATAATTTTCAGGTGATATATAAATATCTGTATTGTCATTAACTAAAGTACTGTCTCCCAAAAAATGAATTTTCATTTCACCATTTCCTGTAAATGTTTGTTCATTAGAATATGGAAATTCTAAAACTACAAGCGGAATCGTATAATTTGCACTTACAACATTTGTAGCTCCTTGAGTTAAATCACTTATTACTAAGGTAGATTCTAAAGAAAAATCTTTAAGTATAATAAATGTTGAATTTTCATATATATAGCCATCAATTATATCTCCATATGTTACTGTTGAAACATACGACTCCGAATTATCAATATCTGCATTTGTTACACCAACTAATTGAAAATCATTTGTCGTTCTATTTTCAAATAATGAAAATGCTGTTGCATTTGAAGATGTTTCAATATTTTTTGTTATTTTTAATTTTATAATTTTATTATCTTCTTTTTCTCCATACAATAATTTATCATTATTAAGAACAAAAGGCCCTTTTATATTTGACATATCTGAAATAATTGTTGTTGATGATAATGTGTCTCCATTTATTAAATTATAATCTGATATTATAAGTTCTGTTTTATTAGTTGTTGTATTTTTTTGTTTATATAACACTTTATTTCCACTTAAAATCTTATAATACAAATTAGAAACATCTAGAGAAATGTTTAAATCTGTTGGTTCTTTGCTCATATCTATTGTATTATCAAAAACTAAAAGTTTAGAGCTTTCATCTGAAACTGCAAACAAATTATTTTTTTCATCAAATTGCAATGAATTCCATGTTTTTCCATTTTCTAAAATAATTTTGTTATATAATTGTTTTGTATATATGGATTGTGGCAAATCTTTCCCTTTGGGATACAATAATACTGTTCTATTATTATTATCAAATTTGAAACTTCCATTTAAATATACATTTCCTTCTTCACTATCACAAAAAACTGTTTTTAAATTTTGATTATCAAATTTTTTTAGAATATCTGTATACCACAATGTTTTTTCCATTGAAGATACCCTTAAATAAGTTAAACTTGCATCACTATCTATCGTAACTAATCCTGATACTACTTGTTTTCCTGACGAATCATAACTCACATACAAATGATTTTGATCAAGATTTATTAGATTTTTTTCTTCTGGTTTTTCTATAAATGTTGGAGTTATAATTTCTGTTTTTGATTGATCAACACATCCAAATAAAATTAACAATAAAACAAAAAAAATTATAACGAATATACCTTTTTTCACTTCATTCACCTCACTTTTCAATTAACATTTTTATTGCCTGTCGTTTTAGCGTTTCTTTTTCATTTGAATTTAACAATCTTATAACAACCATTTTTTCACTATTTACATTTGTTAAATCAATAATTCCATACAAAGGTTTATTTTCTATATCAAGACCTGAAAAGTACATATAAACACCAAAATCATCTGAAAATTTAGAATCTATTTCTTTAAATTTATATGGAATTTTATTCATAACTGCTATATTTTTTACTTTTTCAAAATTAAGATTAATAGGCGTCATAAGCTTTGTTTTCATCATATTACCTTCAATTCTAAGATTAATATCAGCAGCATCCTTAACTTCGCTTTCTTGAACTTTTTTAAATTCTATTGAATAATCTCTAGAAGTATTTAAATCAAATCTTTTAATATATGAACCGTCCATCAAAACATTATTATCCTTGAAAGGCATTAATGCAAAATAATGTTTATTTAAAATCATTTTGACTTCTTCTTTTTCGTTTTCATTTTTTTCAAACAAAAATAATTCTTTTTTTGTAAACAAAGGTAAACCGTCGCTGTTATGTGGAATCACCAAAACTGCATAATATTTCACACTATTTTGATCAATTAAAGGTATTTGTACTTTATAATCAAGGATAATCTTTACATCATATTTAATACTCAATTCTGAAAACAAAATATAAGTTTTATTCTCACTATATATTACACTATTAATAGCAGGTATATTTATACTTATATTTTTTTTAGATAAAGTTAACGTTCCACCTAACGAAACCTCTGAAGTTTTTGATATTTTTATACCCTCTGAAGTGAACAACTTTAATTCTGTAAAATCTTTGCTATTTGGATCATTTAAATTAATATATTTCAATTTTGAAATATTTTTAGAATTATCAAGATATACTAAATAACCAGATTTTGATAAAGAAATAGGATAAGAAACTTTTTCGCTTAAAGTATATAATTCTTTTATATTATTTATATTTTTAATCTTTTCTCCACTTTCTAATGATCCTGTTTCTCCCAATTTTCCAACATATATTTTATTATTAGCACTATATATTATTAAATTATTTATTATTACATAATAATCATTTACATCAAAACTTCTTAATGTATTTTTTTCTGAATCATACAATCTATAATACTCCCCTTGCTCATAATCAAAAGCATATAACCCTTTATTTTCAGTATTTATAAAATATAGCCATCCTGTAGAATCCATTTGTATAGGTTGCCATGAACTTGGAAATTTATTATTTCTTACAGTTAACACATTTACTTTTAAGTCTTCTGTTTCAGCTTCAGCATCTGGTATTTTTAATTTTGGATTTTTAGAAGCATTTTCCAAGAGCACTATTTTCCATACTCTACCACTGCTTTTTCCTATTGAAATTGCGAAATTACCAATTAAATAATAATTATCTGGATTAATTCTTAAGACATAATCTATAGAAAACTTTGTAAAAACAGAAGGTATATCTATCTCCACAGCTTTGCGGGATACTGATTCATCGTATATTGTTAATTCCTTTTTACCTTCAATTCCTGGAACAACCGAAACCTTTAAAAGTTGTTCTGTTGAATTATCAACAAAAATTTTTTGATCTTTCCAAAAACTTTCAGCTTTGGACAAATTTTGTTGATTTTTAGAATGATCCTGATTTCCTGCAAATGGATTTAGAAAGGCTAATGAACCACAACTTGAGAGCAAAAGTATTAACATAATAGCCAGAGAAATGTGTTTTAATAACTTTTTCATTTAATAATCCCCTCCTATTTATTAAAATAATTTTTTATTATATAATCTTCAGGTGTGTTTTTTCCTTCAATTTTAAGTGCATATAGATATCCATCTTTGCTACATATATATAACAAACCATCTTTAATAATTGGACTTGATGAAATACCATAACCACTTTCAAATTTCCAGTCTATTTTTAAACTTTTATCTAATGCATACACAGTCGAATCTAAGCTTCCAAAATATATATTTCCATTATCATCAAAAGTGGGGGTTGATATTATTCCACCATCTACTTTATAAATTTCAATTATTTTTCCATCTTTATCTAAAACATAAAAATTATGATCTAAACTTCCAAAATATATATTTCCATTTTTATCTATACTTACCTTGGATTGAACAGCACTTTTAGTTTTAAATTTCCAAATTAAAGTGCCTTTATCTGAAATTTTATACAAATAATTATCATCACTTCCTATATAAATATTTCCATCTTTATCTACTGAAGGTGAAGATCTAATTGCTCCATTAGTTTTAAATTTCCAAATTAAAGTACCTTCTTTAGTTATATTATATAAATATGAATCTGCACTGGCAAATAGTATATTACCATTATTATAAAATGGAATTCCTGTAATATAATCATTCGCAAAAAATTTCCATTTTATTTTTCCATCTAACGTAAAACAATAAAAATTACCTTGATTATCCCCAAAATATATATTATTATCAATTACCAAAGGTGTGGATGTAATTTTATTATTTATTTTATATTTCCACAATATCTTTCCTTCTTTTGATACTGAAAAAAAGGTCCCAGCAGTGTTCCCAAAATATACATTTCCATTTTCATCTACTCCTGCAGATCCTACTATTTCTCCATCTGTCAAGATTTTCCAATTTAGTTTCCCGGATATACTTAATGAATAAAAATGTTTATCATAACTACCAAAATATATATTATTATTAATTATCAAAGGCACGCTTTCAATCCAACCTTTTGTCTTGAAATTCCATTTTATTTTTCCATATGGATTTATTGTTCTAAATGTCCATAATGGACCTTCTTTTATACCATTTCTATTATCTCTAACTATTATTTTCCAATAATATTGTGTTTTGGGTTTTAATATTTCTTCAGGTTTATATTCTGAACTTTTTAGATTTTTAGCTACGAGAGTTAAATGTTCTGGTGTAGTTCCTAAATATATATCAAACCTTATTGGATCCCCATCCATATCGTATGATTGCCAAGAAAATTTTGTATATAAAGATACATCTTGTTGATTATTAAAAGGATATGGGTTATCCGGGCCTAACGGTAATGAATTTCTTACATTTTCTACTTTCCCTGTGTTATAATTATCTTTTTTAAATGCCGGCCATTCTGCTCTATCATTTATAGATTCATCTTCTACCATTAATGAATATAAATTTCCATTTATATCAGCTAATATTAATGCATTATTTTCTAATAAAAGATTAGTTCCCAAAATATTTCCAAGTTCTTTTCTCCACTTCAAATTCCCTTGATAATCTAAACAATATACATTATAATCATAACTTGCAAAATATATTGTTTCATGATTTCCTATAATAGGTGTAGAAGTTATTATATATTCTGATTTAAATTTCCATTTTAATGTTCCATCCGGATTTATTGCATATAAATATTGATCCCAACTTCCTATATAAACATTTCCATTTTCATCAATTATTGGCGAAGACTTAATATAACTTTTTGTTTTAAAGCTCCATTTTAAATTTCCTTGGTAATCAATTGCATATAAATACCCATCTTCCGACCCAAAATATATTATTTCTTTTTTATCTATTGCCGGTGCCTTTGATATCCTATTTTCTGATTTAAACTTCCACTTTAATGTTCCGTCTGGATTTATTGCATACAAATATCCATCCCAACTTCCTACATATATAGTACCATCTCTCCCCATAACAGGACTTCCACTAATTGAATTGTTCGTTTTAAATTTCCACTTTAATGTTCCATCTGGATTTATTGCATACAAATACCCATCCCAACTTCCTACATATACTATATTATCTTTATCAATAATAGGTGAAGAGGTTATTATATCACCTGTTTTGAATTTCCATTTTATTTCTCCATCAGAATTTATAGTATATAAATACCCTTCATTATCTCCAAAATATATGTTCCCATTATAGTAAGAAGGTGAAGACCAAATCTTTTTATTTACTTTTATTTTCCAAATTAATATACCATCAGGGTTAAATTTATACAAATTTCCTCCATTATCTCCTATTATTATATTTCCATTCTCATCTAAAACTGGGCTTGTTTCAACCTTATTATTTAATTTATTAATCCATTTTACAATAGGAGAAAATTTGATTTTTAAATCATATAAAACACTTTCAGAAATATTCCCTTTTTTATCTTTAGCTACAATTTTAATCTTATATTTTTTCCCCGGTCTTACTAATGGCAATACAGCTTTATTATTAGAATAATCTGAAAATATCTTTTTTAATGTTTTTTCATTAATCCCGATATATACATCATAAACTAATTTGTCATTATCAATATCAGTAGCAATCCAACTAATTGTTGCATCATAACTTAACTCTGTATTTTTAGTTAATAAAATTGGCTTAGTTGGCAAATGTGATGTTTCAAAAGATTTAATTTCACTTATGTTTTTATTTCCATCTTCATCAAAAACCTCAACTTTCCAATAATATTTTTTACCTGGTAATAATGTTTTTTTCAACTGGTATTCGTTTTTATATAATCCCTTTTCTAATAAAGCTAAATTTTTCTTATCTTCACCAAAATAAATATTAAATACTAAATTTGTGCTATCTTTATCTTTTACTTCCCATTTTAAAATAGGATTTAACTCTATATTTTTAGCTTCATTCTGAGGATATATAACCTTCGGTTTTGAAGGTTTATATATAATTTTAAATTTATATATTGAACTTTCACTTTTAAACATTCCATCACTTGCCACAATTTTAATATAATAATCCTTTTTTCCTATTAAGTTATTAATATTAACCTCCTTTTTTAATAAATTTTTTTTAAATACTAATAAATCATTCTCATTATATCCATAATATACATCAAATGTAATCTGATCGTTATTTGGATCTGATCCATTCCATTTTAGATTTAAATCACTTTCTATAACTGCAAAATTTTTATCTTCTGGATAAATAATTGTTGGTTTATTTGGGGGTAAGTTTAGATATTCTCTATTTAAATAACCTTTTTCATATGGCCAAGTTAAACTATTATATTCACTTTTTAACGGAATTTCTATTATTTTATTATCCTTTGAAAGGCAATAAAGATTTCCGTCTGTATAATAGAGTTCATTGTTTAAGTCATCATTTAAAACATATTCTAATATTTTTTTATCACCAAAATTATAAATATTTATTGATTTATTTTTTCCTGTAAAAGACACATTATTCCCTAAAAGTAATATTTTTGTATTAATGTTTTTCGCTGGAATCTTACTCAATTCATTTCCATTTTTATCATATATATATATATTCTTATTTGACGAAATATAAATTTTTTCATTTCTATCAATTAAAATATTAGATAAAAATGATACATTATCATAAATTTTATTCCAGATAATTTTACCGCTATTATCTATTGAATATAAAATATTATTGCTACTTAATACATAAATATTACCTCGTAAATCTGTTGCAAAATTCCCTTTTGCACTTCCACTTATTTTGGAAACCCATAATTTTTCACCATTACTATCAAAAGAATAAATATTACCATTTGCATCTCCAAAAATTATGTTTTTATTGTATGTTATTATTAAATTAGATGTTATTGTTGTATTAAGCTTTTTCTTCCAAAAAATTTTATACTCTTTTAATTTATATATTGTTCCTATATCCGTCAATATATATAAATCATTTGAAGGGTGAATCGCTAAAGAGTAAATATTCTCAAAAAAATCTTTAGAAAATATCTTTTTTCCTTTTAAATCATATACATACAACATTGTTCCATTAGAAAAAACTATGTTTCCGTTATAATCAATCAAAAAAGAACTGAATATTGTGGATTTATATCTATTAGAAAATATTATATTTTTATTTTTTAATGAATAAAAATATACACTATTCATATCATGGAAAATCAAAATATTATTATAAACTAAAAAATTTCCATTTATATCTTTTTTTAAATCATATTTATTTACTTTAAATTCTTTAATTAACTCAATATCAAATTTGACATTTTTAAGAGTTTTAGACGAGTTGTTTTGAATATTTATTTGAGATTTATTTGCTTTAAAAGGTATCAAAGAACATCCATTAAAAAAAATCAAAAAAGTTACAAATAATAAAATATACAAATATTTGTTTTTCATTTGATATCCCCCTTTATAATAATTAATTTTATTTTAGTTATTTATTTAAATATCGAATAATTAAAAATATTACTTAAATTGTCATATATTTTTAATTCGAACTTTTGATCGTTTAGAGAATATATCTATTTATTTTTATTATACCAAAAAATAACCTAAAAGTTAACTCGATTTAATTTTTTTGCAAATGGTGAAATAAAAATGCAGAAAAAGAGGAAAATAGAAGGATACCAAAAATGAAGAAAGTAAAACATAACAATAACTAGGAATAATAAGGATGGTGGGATAAAACCAAATTTTTCTGAATTAGAAAGAATATGAAGAAAAACCAAAAAAAGAAATAAGAAAAAATAAATTGGAAATATATTTTTATCATAATTCCTGTAAGCCTTTTTGCAAATATTCCTGTAGAAAGTCTTTTAGAAAAGAAATATATGATAGAATATCTTATATTTAATATTTTGTTACTTTTTATATCAAATATATTTTTTAAAAAAACATTAGAAAAATATATAAGTGCTGGTGGATAAAAAACAGGTCTCAAAGAGAGACCTGTTTTTGTTATTTCATTATAAAATTGAATTCAATTATATTTTTTCCATCAGGTGTTTTTGAAGCAATAGCGCTTCCTAATCCTCCAAATTCACCATCAAGGCCTTCAACACCAAAAAAATCTTTTAAAAATGAAATTAAAGGTTTTAAATCAAGAAAAAATGCTCCAATATTAGCCTCTGGTATTTTGGACTTTAATTCTTTATACAATATATTATTGGATAATTTTTGA is drawn from Marinitoga sp. 1197 and contains these coding sequences:
- a CDS encoding ATP-binding cassette domain-containing protein → MIELSEINLKIKNKIILEDINLSFPDKKTIGVVGKNGSGKSTLLKIMAGIIKPTNGKISVLNYVPYKRSKDFLKKISFVNPQKGFLDYSLPAIDFYKFLSKVYKINKEEFENKINYLGKILDIEKKIYQPVRLLSFGERVKCEILAKLLHSPKLIFLDEPFIGLDIDTKKKLIEFLKIQKKEDRTIFIVTHEINVLSEIVDELIILDKGRVLRKIDEKEIEKFKKLKKIIYVFSDDSTKSEIIHESKIQHISLKNINSIQINDITIEDILKELI
- a CDS encoding ABC-2 family transporter protein — translated: MEYLEYSKFLLKRLKIYKINWYLYIFQNTINFFFLYLFLQLGIGEKNEIIHYYFALSFFLSHIIPVIKPGFFNLVRNGELDNLILLPINKILYFSVVEIVYPLYNIFLTLPIIFVFSFIFNIRFTNLIILIIIFPFALLLSSLISILFSLSAFWLKKGDSLSFWSYSLFKIISGGLIPLKYFPQKIRAIFEFLPFNYIINFPGESFAKGTLDIQEFLKLVFWIFIIFLISQLFYKFAISKYETAGG
- a CDS encoding ABC-2 family transporter protein yields the protein MLIQSFLNGIKVRILFLKDTILMIFWGIFELLMTIIFFSVIKINFKMEISDEKMFLLIGTAFIVETIYYAFFGSSLLNLSNLVVEGKLDNYILLPRNISWILSIINIDSLYLITLLPNLYLILVSYNWNIEDFFKYIINVFIMVLIRYSFQLIISSFNFIFINVKLLEDTINNLFSYSYLPRNIYTSFWKYIFIIIPVSLFANIPVESLLEKKYMIEYLIFGILLLFISNIFFKKTLEKYISAGG
- a CDS encoding outer membrane protein assembly factor BamB family protein, yielding MKNKYLYILLFVTFLIFFNGCSLIPFKANKSQINIQNNSSKTLKNVKFDIELIKEFKVNKYDLKKDINGNFLVYNNILIFHDMNSVYFYSLKNKNIIFSNRYKSTIFSSFLIDYNGNIVFSNGTMLYVYDLKGKKIFSKDFFENIYSLAIHPSNDLYILTDIGTIYKLKEYKIFWKKKLNTTITSNLIITYNKNIIFGDANGNIYSFDSNGEKLWVSKISGSAKGNFATDLRGNIYVLSSNNILYSIDNSGKIIWNKIYDNVSFLSNILIDRNEKIYISSNKNIYIYDKNGNELSKIPAKNINTKILLLGNNVSFTGKNKSINIYNFGDKKILEYVLNDDLNNELYYTDGNLYCLSKDNKIIEIPLKSEYNSLTWPYEKGYLNREYLNLPPNKPTIIYPEDKNFAVIESDLNLKWNGSDPNNDQITFDVYYGYNENDLLVFKKNLLKKEVNINNLIGKKDYYIKIVASDGMFKSESSIYKFKIIYKPSKPKVIYPQNEAKNIELNPILKWEVKDKDSTNLVFNIYFGEDKKNLALLEKGLYKNEYQLKKTLLPGKKYYWKVEVFDEDGNKNISEIKSFETSHLPTKPILLTKNTELSYDATISWIATDIDNDKLVYDVYIGINEKTLKKIFSDYSNNKAVLPLVRPGKKYKIKIVAKDKKGNISESVLYDLKIKFSPIVKWINKLNNKVETSPVLDENGNIIIGDNGGNLYKFNPDGILIWKIKVNKKIWSSPSYYNGNIYFGDNEGYLYTINSDGEIKWKFKTGDIITSSPIIDKDNIVYVGSWDGYLYAINPDGTLKWKFKTNNSISGSPVMGRDGTIYVGSWDGYLYAINPDGTLKWKFKSENRISKAPAIDKKEIIYFGSEDGYLYAIDYQGNLKWSFKTKSYIKSSPIIDENGNVYIGSWDQYLYAINPDGTLKWKFKSEYIITSTPIIGNHETIYFASYDYNVYCLDYQGNLKWRKELGNILGTNLLLENNALILADINGNLYSLMVEDESINDRAEWPAFKKDNYNTGKVENVRNSLPLGPDNPYPFNNQQDVSLYTKFSWQSYDMDGDPIRFDIYLGTTPEHLTLVAKNLKSSEYKPEEILKPKTQYYWKIIVRDNRNGIKEGPLWTFRTINPYGKIKWNFKTKGWIESVPLIINNNIYFGSYDKHFYSLSISGKLNWKILTDGEIVGSAGVDENGNVYFGNTAGTFFSVSKEGKILWKYKINNKITSTPLVIDNNIYFGDNQGNFYCFTLDGKIKWKFFANDYITGIPFYNNGNILFASADSYLYNITKEGTLIWKFKTNGAIRSSPSVDKDGNIYIGSDDNYLYKISDKGTLIWKFKTKSAVQSKVSIDKNGNIYFGSLDHNFYVLDKDGKIIEIYKVDGGIISTPTFDDNGNIYFGSLDSTVYALDKSLKIDWKFESGYGISSSPIIKDGLLYICSKDGYLYALKIEGKNTPEDYIIKNYFNK
- a CDS encoding ABC-2 family transporter protein; this translates as MIIPVSLFANIPVESLLEKKYMIEYLIFNILLLFISNIFFKKTLEKYISAGG